CGAGCACCGTGCCGCGATCCTCGGCGCGCGCGTCCTTCGAGACGAGCGAGGAGAGAGAAGGGTTCGTCGTTCCGATCCCCACCGTCAGGGGGACGAGCGCCGCCATCACGAGCGGCATTGCGAGGGACAGCGGCATGAGCGCGAGCGCGACGGCGACGGCGAAGCCTCCCGCCACGACCAGGCGGCGCTCGCCGAGGGCGCGCGTCAGCGGCCCGATCATTCCTCCCTGGACGAGGGAGATCAGGACGCCCACGTAGACGAAGAGGAACGCGACGCGCGAGGGGGTCGCCCCGAGCGCGTCGTGGAGAAACTGCGCGAACGTCGCCTCGAAGTTCGAGAACGCGAAGGTGAGGAGGAAGAAGATCGCGAGAAGCGAGGCGATCGAGCGGTCCCGGAGGGCGCGGCCGAGGGCCGAGAGCCCCCGTTCGACCGCCGAGCCGTGGCTCCGCTCCGGCTCCCGGAGGAAGATCGCGGTCGCAACGAAGGCGAGAGCCGACATCACGGCCGCCGCCACCCCCGGCGCCCATTCTCCCCACCGGACGGTGACGCCGGCGATCGCCGGGCCGAAGATGAAACCGAGGCCGAACGCCGCGCCGATCATCCCCATGCCCTTCGCGCGCGTTTCGGGCGTCGTCACGTCCGCGACATAGGCCTGGGCCGTCGAGATGTTGCCGCCGGAAATTCCGTCGATGACGCGGGCCGCGAACAGCATCGCGAGCGAGTGCGCGAACGCGAAGAGGAGATATCCCGCGACCGAGCCGGCGAGCGAGAAGAGGAGCACGGGCTTGCGTCCGAAACGGTCCGACAGTCGCCCGAGAACCGGCGCGGCCGCGAACTGGGTCGCCGAGAACGCCGAGAGCAGCAGCCCCATCGCGAGGGCCGACGGGCGGTAG
This window of the Thermoanaerobaculia bacterium genome carries:
- a CDS encoding MFS transporter; the encoded protein is MKRGPLATLFAIVFIDLMGFGIVIPLLPLYGERYRPSALAMGLLLSAFSATQFAAAPVLGRLSDRFGRKPVLLFSLAGSVAGYLLFAFAHSLAMLFAARVIDGISGGNISTAQAYVADVTTPETRAKGMGMIGAAFGLGFIFGPAIAGVTVRWGEWAPGVAAAVMSALAFVATAIFLREPERSHGSAVERGLSALGRALRDRSIASLLAIFFLLTFAFSNFEATFAQFLHDALGATPSRVAFLFVYVGVLISLVQGGMIGPLTRALGERRLVVAGGFAVAVALALMPLSLAMPLVMAALVPLTVGIGTTNPSLSSLVSKDARAEDRGTVLGAYQSVSALGRILGPLWGEIAYFRFGRFGPHWTGAAIAAAAAALSLTLKRSR